In Mixophyes fleayi isolate aMixFle1 chromosome 3, aMixFle1.hap1, whole genome shotgun sequence, the genomic stretch cctttctgtctccattactgaagtcacgttgtcttacctgtcagtctttgattaaatcttggtctccgtgAAAATGGAGATTACGGAAACAACGTTTCATTTATTAGGAGATTTTCTGTACATTAAGCCCCTCACCTTAATGTGATCAATGCTGACTTTCAGCTTGTTGGTATGAAGGTCTTGGTACTTGTTCAGGTTGCCCAGGTTCTTTGCGGCTTCTCCGAGGGCATTCATGATTTTTCCTCCATGTGTCAAGATGTCCTGAGAGCCAGGAGTCAGATCGAAGCGGCCGAAGAAAGACTTTGTATCAGGGTGCTTCTGGAAAAGCCTGGGAATAAAACATACAGAACTTAATCAAAGAATAGGTCGATTAACTGTTGTGGGTTATGTATCTCTAGTTACGTCACAGAGATAGGACATTTGTTTCTAACTGCCTGGTGGCATCTTAATCTAACAGACATAGAATACAGTTTGTCATATAGTTCCAATTATAACTATTAGGATCTTCATTGTCTATTTGTGAGGCATTACAAACCTCCACAGCACTGAACAACATAGCGAATAAAACCGGTTGACTGAGAAGGTGCAGACATTAAACAGAGGGTagagtgcataggcaaaccgaggggggtttcctagtgcatggaaaccccctccaagcctgggacaatgtataattgaggtggctggaccctgtccccacttcacacggctctgcttgaaaagggagagctgtgtgcacctaacagtagtgcacgcagtattgcccatgtatattatggggataggaagagttggagagcagccaaacactgtctaatattatagacactcccccatgcatgctggtcacgcccactggtgttgtggtgtggaaacccccctctacaaatcctgcctttgcccctggagtgggccctgttcatgagagcttacaatctacaggaatAAGGCTGAGACAATACAAGCTATTAGTAGCTGGTGGTACCCAGAGAGAGTGGTATCAGGTGGGAGTACAATAGGTGATAGTAAAGTGGGTTTTGCCAATGAGATTTAAAGACTGAAGgctgggggagagtctggtcaggaGGGGTAGGGTGTTagataagtggggagcagcattggagaagtgtaggagggtgtagtgaGAGGTGGCTAGCTCTTGAATGACAAGAAagacaggggggtaaatgtaccaagctgagagtatttcggcaggtttgaaaaaccaatcagattctagctattatttatttagtactttctacaaaatgacaggtagaatctgatcggttgctataggcaacatcatcacttttcaaacccactggataactctcagcttcatacatttaccccaggggcTCTATTTGCGAGTAGTGTAAATACAAATCAGAAAGTggtaaaagaaaacacatttttatatttgaagCACAATAAATGGGGTTAATCGGGTGCACACATATGCATAGCTCAgtcaaaaaagtttaaatatttgaGATATGTCAAGAACACAGTCGATTTCAGTCTTCAGCACAATGTAATACTAGAAGCTAGAAGCTAGAACTATGAATTAATCTACCTGATCTACATACACTCAGGCTATGAACCTCCCATCACCTCCACCCACATAGCATTACCTGCTCACAACCTCAATCCGCAGATCACTGGTTACCAACCTCAGAGCACATTGTTGTGTCAATAGGTTGAAAGTGTCACAAGATATTAGACAGGAAAGAATTTGGCAGCGTGTTCAGCGCCATGTAACCAATGTCAGCAATGTCATAGTCTGTACTTCAGCGGAACGATGTCCTGTGTCGTAGGATGACATCACGCTGGACAGCTGCAGGATTCCCGGAATATGTTCCAGCACCCTCGTTATTATTATAATCAAAAACTAGTAACATTATCCACTTTTGTTGTTTTAGAATAATTTAAATGGCGTAGGAAAATAAGGAAGGATGGTGTAAATACCCAATGGGGATGATATAACTGtaatctgaaattgaaaatgcgtAGGATAGGCCTTATGTTAAAATggcaatatttttgttttattatttcatcTTATTTACTATAATATTGTAAAACTGGTGGGTCACAAAAATATTAATAGCTCATTATATGTAAttgtggcaataataataataataataataataataataataataataataataataatacatgcccATAGCCTCACTCCAACAGTATAGTACtacctagaatgtaagctctctatgtAATTATGTAACTTTGCGAGTGGTAGATATGTAATTACTTGTTTGTATTTGTAGAATTTTGTCACTTTTGTAATTATGTTATGCTGTCATTTTGTGGTATGTTTTAAGAACCTATGTACAGGGCTGCTTAACCCttctggtgccttataaataataatattattaataataataataataataatagaaataataataataataatattattaataatagaaataataataataataatagaaataataataataataaaataataatataaataataataatagtaataataataatagaaataataataataatattattaataataataataataatagaaataatactaataataatactaataataatactattaataataataataataataaaataataatagaaataataataatagtaataataataataacagaaataataataaataataataataataataattgcccaTAGCTTCACCACCCCAGTTTATTAGCTGCCCATAGCCTCCAGTCCATTAGTTTAGCCTCCAGTTTGCAGCCTCTGCACAGCCTCAGCCCAGTGCATTAGCTTTATTACTTGCCCATAACCTCAGTCCCAGTTGGTTCCCTGCCCACACCTTTCCATGGCCTCAGCTCCCAGTTTATTGGCCTCTGGAGCGATCTTCTCCCACAGGGAAAGGACGGCAGACTTCTCACTATCGGAAAGCACCATCTTGCCTCTGGAATACTCTCTGTACCTTGCAGAAATGTTTATGTTCTGACTAGTAGCCCAGTCCTTATATACAAGCGCAGCTGCCTATACATTGTGATTGACACATGACCTCATTAATTGAGATCCTTGTAATCTGGTCTGGAGTGGAGGTGACTTTGGTTAATTATCAGTGGTCGTGCGTGACAACTCCATGCTGTGTCTTACTTTGAGCCATTATTTTAATTGGTCATGAGTCCTAAGTAGCTGAAATCTGAAACCACCAGTAGCCATGGAATGTCAAGTATGTTTTACTCCTTTCCCATTGTTATTTGTATCGCCAATGAAATGCTAATCTGTCTTATCACTCAACTGACCACAGGGATACGGAAAGGGGAACGACGATAAGACCACGTACACCACGTACACCAGATCCTAGTACATGGAAACTAGACTGCACCAGTAGGGCATCTCAAGGGTATATACACATTAGAGCAATGACTATAGCTGGGGAAGACCATTTGGTCTAAGGACAAGTGATCAATGACATACAAGGTAGGATAGGTCATTTCTTCTGGATTTTTAAATTCAAAAAGCCCTTACCCATGATATTACCTACACATAATATTTAATTATCTTGTGTGATATGTCTCTATTAGAACAGTATAAGTAATTAATATATCAATCAAATTAATTATTTGGACAACTACATTGAAAATGAAACATTCACAAATAAGCATTTCAAACACCTGTTGGAAATAAAGATAATTTAATACTATAGCCTCCGAGAGCCTGATTCATCGAGAACTGTATCTGACGAATTTGAGCGtatcaaaatcactctgtgctggTCCAGAACTGGGACATATGCCTGTCCGTTCCGTCTGCAAACGCAAAGGTCACTTATTGCAGCCTTCGATTTTAGGAGTGAACAGGACAGGGAAGACATAGGTCCTGTACAGTAGGGACGTGCCAAACTCCAGcgccagctctgggcatctcaaggttacttgtttttctgccgtatctcttgctccagctacagggctagtctaagtattgatcagtagtgatgacagtctcatagcCATGCTATAACAtgggtttgcaatcaggagcaactgtaaaaacctTCTTTTATTTTTACCTGGTGgcgttcattttttatttttctgtgtgttctttttgtgaatttatattccacgCAGGTATTGGACGTATACTGCAGTGTCTTGTGGATTAGAGCAGAGTGGGCatgcacccaaattcaacagcacacctatcttgagatccatgccctGTTGAATTTGGCCGTGTACAAAGCCGAAATACGTAAGTTTTTACTAAACGCAGGTTCCTTGCAGTATACGTGCtgtgatgaatc encodes the following:
- the LOC142143057 gene encoding hemoglobin heart muscle subunit alpha-type-like, coding for MVLSDSEKSAVLSLWEKIAPEANKLGAEAMERLFQKHPDTKSFFGRFDLTPGSQDILTHGGKIMNALGEAAKNLGNLNKYQDLHTNKLKVSIDHIKLLNGCIQEVLASHFPGEFVQAAWEKFLNEAGAVLTSS